A genomic segment from Laribacter hongkongensis DSM 14985 encodes:
- the dnaJ gene encoding molecular chaperone DnaJ: MSKKDFYDVLGVNRDASDDDIKKAYRKLAMKYHPDRNPDSKDAEEKFKEAKEAYEILSDAQKRAAYDQYGHAGVDPQAGFGGAGGQQGFGGFGDAFADIFGDIFGGGARAGGGGGRNAVYRGSDLRYNLEITLEEAARGCEKQIRIPTMEECSHCHGSGAKPGTEPKTCPTCGGAGQVRMQQGFFSIQQTCPTCHGSGKQITDPCNVCHGAGRVKSQKTLNVKIPAGVDDGDRIRLSGEGEPGTNGGPAGDLYVVTHIKPHAVFERDGMDLHCEMPISFATAALGGEIEIPTLDGAAKLRIPAETQSGQVFRLRGKGIKALRASQHGDLMCHVQVETPVKLTDRQKELLREFDAISQGAPAKHNPKAQSFMDKLKDFFGG, from the coding sequence ATGTCGAAAAAAGATTTCTACGACGTACTCGGCGTCAACCGCGATGCGTCCGACGACGACATCAAGAAGGCTTACCGCAAGCTGGCGATGAAATATCACCCGGACCGCAATCCGGACAGCAAGGATGCCGAAGAAAAATTCAAGGAAGCCAAGGAAGCCTACGAAATCCTGTCGGACGCGCAAAAGCGGGCGGCGTATGACCAGTACGGTCACGCCGGCGTCGATCCGCAGGCCGGCTTTGGCGGTGCCGGCGGACAGCAGGGCTTCGGCGGCTTCGGTGACGCCTTTGCCGACATTTTCGGTGACATTTTTGGCGGCGGCGCCCGTGCCGGTGGTGGCGGGGGACGCAATGCGGTCTACCGTGGCTCCGACCTGCGCTACAACCTGGAAATCACCCTTGAGGAAGCGGCGCGCGGCTGTGAAAAGCAGATCCGCATCCCGACCATGGAAGAGTGTTCGCACTGCCATGGTTCCGGCGCCAAGCCGGGCACCGAACCGAAAACCTGCCCGACCTGCGGTGGCGCTGGCCAGGTGCGCATGCAGCAGGGCTTTTTCTCCATCCAGCAGACCTGCCCGACCTGCCACGGTTCCGGCAAGCAGATCACCGATCCGTGCAACGTCTGTCATGGCGCCGGCCGGGTCAAGTCGCAGAAGACCCTCAACGTCAAGATTCCGGCCGGGGTCGACGATGGCGACCGCATCCGCCTTTCCGGTGAGGGCGAGCCCGGCACCAATGGCGGACCGGCCGGTGACCTGTACGTCGTGACCCACATCAAGCCGCACGCAGTGTTCGAGCGCGACGGCATGGACCTGCACTGCGAAATGCCGATTTCGTTCGCCACCGCCGCGCTGGGCGGTGAAATCGAAATCCCGACGCTCGACGGAGCCGCCAAGCTGCGCATTCCGGCCGAAACCCAGTCCGGTCAGGTGTTCCGCCTGCGCGGCAAGGGGATCAAGGCCCTGCGTGCCAGCCAGCATGGCGACCTGATGTGTCACGTGCAGGTGGAAACGCCGGTCAAGCTGACCGATCGCCAGAAGGAACTGCTGCGCGAGTTTGACGCCATCAGCCAGGGCGCACCGGCCAAGCACAATCCGAAAGCCCAGTCCTTCATGGACAAGCTGAAGGATTTTTTTGGCGGTTAA
- the grpE gene encoding nucleotide exchange factor GrpE: MQTPENQTPIDEPDLSAKETAAPEAGELIPETDEAQARIAELEAEVAELKDLFARARAETENQRRRSQEEVIAAGKYAIGKFAQELLPVRDCLEMALMDQSGNVEAMKMGVDMTLKQLAGAFEKVNLTEIAPVAGDRLDPHRHQAMSMEPADLEPNTVVRVMQKGYLLADRVLRPAMVIVAAPKA; the protein is encoded by the coding sequence ATGCAAACCCCGGAAAACCAGACCCCCATCGACGAACCTGACCTGAGCGCCAAAGAGACGGCTGCCCCCGAGGCTGGCGAACTGATTCCGGAAACCGACGAAGCACAGGCACGTATTGCCGAGCTGGAGGCCGAAGTGGCCGAGCTCAAGGACCTGTTTGCCCGTGCCCGCGCCGAAACCGAAAACCAGCGTCGCCGCAGCCAGGAAGAAGTCATTGCCGCCGGTAAATACGCCATCGGCAAGTTTGCCCAGGAACTGCTGCCGGTACGCGATTGCCTGGAAATGGCCCTGATGGACCAGTCCGGCAATGTCGAGGCCATGAAAATGGGCGTGGACATGACGCTCAAGCAGCTGGCCGGTGCCTTTGAAAAGGTCAACCTGACCGAAATCGCTCCCGTGGCCGGCGACCGGCTGGACCCGCACCGCCATCAGGCCATGAGCATGGAGCCTGCCGACCTGGAGCCCAACACCGTCGTGCGCGTCATGCAGAAGGGCTACTTGCTGGCAGACCGCGTGCTGAGGCCGGCTATGGTGATTGTGGCGGCTCCCAAAGCCTGA
- a CDS encoding alanine/glycine:cation symporter family protein has translation MQELVDAVNGVVWSQALIFLCLGVGLYFSLRTRFLQLRYLKQMVCLMVEGKADGQGVSSFQALSISLSGRVGTGNIAGVAAAITFGGPGAVFWMWVVAFLGASSAFVESTLAQIYKEREGNQYRGGPAYYIEKGLGVKWYAWAFAIVTILATGVLLPGVQSNSIASSMESAFGVARSVTAAVLVLLMGMIIFGGVRRIARVAEVVVPFMALGYILVAFVILALNLDRVPGILSLIVESAFGLQAGFGAMVGMAIMWGVKRGVFSNEAGQGTGPHPAAAAHVSHPAKQGLVQAFSVYVDTLFVCSATAFMILLTGFYNVAGPDGSMIYAGLAGVEAGPGYTQAAVEAMLPGFGSTFVAVALFFFAFTTILAYYYIAETNVAYINRTLHQPWLMFLLKVVLLSATLYGCVRTASVAWGLGDIGVGLMAWLNLVAILLLQKPALLALADYEAQRRAGLDPQFHPERLGIRNADYWQGTPATPLPEHAHSEEGFVPAKTR, from the coding sequence ATGCAAGAGTTGGTGGACGCCGTCAACGGCGTCGTCTGGAGCCAGGCGCTGATTTTCCTGTGCCTGGGCGTCGGTCTGTATTTTTCCCTGCGCACACGGTTTTTGCAGCTGCGCTATCTCAAGCAGATGGTGTGCCTGATGGTGGAAGGCAAGGCCGACGGGCAAGGGGTGAGCTCGTTCCAGGCGCTGTCGATCTCGCTGTCCGGTCGCGTGGGGACCGGCAACATTGCCGGCGTGGCGGCGGCCATTACTTTTGGTGGACCGGGCGCCGTTTTCTGGATGTGGGTGGTGGCTTTCCTGGGGGCCTCCAGTGCCTTTGTCGAGTCGACGCTGGCGCAGATCTACAAGGAGCGCGAGGGCAACCAGTATCGCGGTGGTCCGGCCTATTACATTGAAAAAGGGCTGGGCGTGAAATGGTACGCGTGGGCCTTTGCCATCGTGACCATTCTGGCGACCGGCGTGCTGCTGCCGGGCGTGCAATCCAACAGCATTGCCAGCAGCATGGAGTCGGCCTTCGGCGTGGCACGCAGCGTCACGGCTGCCGTACTGGTGCTGCTGATGGGCATGATCATTTTCGGTGGCGTGCGGCGCATCGCCCGCGTGGCCGAAGTGGTGGTGCCGTTCATGGCACTGGGCTACATCTTGGTGGCTTTCGTGATCCTGGCGCTCAACCTGGACCGCGTACCGGGCATCCTCAGCCTGATCGTTGAAAGCGCATTCGGCCTGCAGGCCGGTTTTGGCGCCATGGTCGGCATGGCCATCATGTGGGGCGTCAAGCGCGGCGTGTTTTCCAACGAGGCCGGGCAGGGCACGGGGCCGCATCCGGCTGCCGCCGCCCATGTGTCGCATCCGGCCAAGCAAGGGCTAGTGCAGGCGTTTTCGGTGTACGTCGATACCCTGTTCGTGTGCTCGGCCACGGCCTTCATGATCCTGCTGACCGGCTTTTACAACGTGGCAGGGCCGGATGGCAGCATGATCTACGCCGGACTGGCCGGCGTTGAAGCCGGACCGGGGTATACCCAGGCTGCCGTGGAGGCGATGTTGCCGGGATTCGGCAGCACGTTCGTGGCCGTTGCCCTGTTTTTCTTCGCCTTTACGACCATCCTCGCCTACTACTACATCGCAGAAACCAATGTGGCGTACATCAACCGCACGCTGCACCAGCCGTGGCTGATGTTCCTGCTGAAAGTGGTGCTGCTGTCGGCCACCCTGTACGGCTGCGTGCGCACGGCATCGGTGGCATGGGGACTGGGCGACATCGGCGTGGGGCTGATGGCGTGGCTGAACCTGGTGGCGATCCTGCTGTTGCAAAAGCCGGCCCTGCTGGCGCTGGCTGATTACGAAGCACAGCGGCGCGCCGGGCTGGACCCGCAGTTCCATCCCGAGCGCCTTGGCATCCGCAATGCCGATTACTGGCAGGGCACGCCGGCGACGCCGTTGCCCGAGCATGCGCACAGTGAAGAAGGATTTGTACCGGCCAAAACCCGCTGA
- the dnaK gene encoding molecular chaperone DnaK, producing the protein MGKIIGIDLGTTNSCVAVLENGQPKVIENSEGARTTPSVVAYMEDGEILVGAPAKRQAVTNAKNTIFASKRLIGRRFEEKEVQKDIDLMPFSIVKADNGDAWIDVRGKKLAPPQISAEVLRKMKKTAEDYLGEDVTEAVITVPAYFNDSQRQATKDAGRIAGLEVKRIINEPTAAALAFGMDKSEKGDKKIAVYDLGGGTFDISIIEIADVDGEKQFEVLATNGDTFLGGEDFDQRLIDYIVTEFKKEQGVDLKNDVMALQRLKEAAEKAKIELSSGQQTEINLPYITMDATGPKHLTMKITRAKFESLVDELIERSIEPCRVAIKDAGLKVSDIDDVILVGGQSRMPKVQEAVKTFFGKEPRRDVNPDEAVAVGAAIQGSVLSGERKDLLLLDVTPLSLGIETMGGIMTKLIQKNTTIPTKATQVFSTADDNQTAVTIHVLQGEREKAAANKSLGQFNLSDIPPAPRGLPQIEVTFDIDANGILHVSAKDKATGKQANITIQASSGLSEAEIEKMVRDAELNAEEDKKLAELVQARNQAEGLIHSVKKSLADYGDKIGADEKARIEAAIKDAEEAVKGEDKAAIEAKSEELAKASQKLGEIMYAQAQAESQAAGEGQPDAGKKDDGNVVDAEFEEVKKDKQ; encoded by the coding sequence ATGGGCAAGATCATCGGCATTGACCTTGGTACTACCAACAGCTGCGTGGCCGTGCTGGAAAACGGCCAGCCGAAGGTTATCGAAAACTCCGAAGGCGCACGGACCACGCCTTCCGTCGTCGCCTACATGGAAGACGGCGAAATCCTCGTCGGTGCCCCGGCCAAGCGCCAGGCCGTGACCAACGCCAAGAACACCATCTTCGCTTCCAAGCGCCTGATCGGTCGCCGCTTCGAAGAGAAGGAAGTCCAGAAGGACATCGACCTGATGCCGTTCTCCATCGTCAAGGCCGACAACGGCGACGCATGGATCGACGTGCGCGGCAAGAAGCTCGCTCCGCCGCAGATTTCCGCCGAAGTGCTGCGCAAGATGAAGAAGACCGCCGAAGACTACCTCGGCGAAGATGTCACCGAAGCCGTCATCACCGTGCCGGCCTACTTCAACGACAGCCAGCGCCAGGCCACCAAGGATGCCGGCCGCATCGCCGGCCTGGAAGTCAAGCGCATCATCAACGAGCCGACTGCGGCTGCGCTGGCTTTCGGCATGGACAAGAGCGAGAAGGGTGACAAGAAGATTGCCGTGTACGACCTTGGCGGCGGTACCTTCGACATCTCGATCATCGAGATCGCCGACGTTGACGGTGAAAAGCAGTTCGAAGTGCTGGCCACCAACGGTGACACCTTCCTTGGCGGCGAAGACTTCGACCAGCGCCTGATCGACTACATCGTTACCGAATTCAAGAAGGAACAGGGCGTCGACCTCAAGAACGACGTGATGGCCCTGCAACGCCTCAAGGAGGCCGCCGAAAAGGCCAAGATCGAACTGTCGTCGGGCCAGCAGACCGAAATCAACCTGCCGTACATCACCATGGACGCGACGGGTCCGAAGCACCTGACCATGAAGATCACCCGCGCCAAGTTCGAGTCGCTGGTGGATGAACTCATCGAGCGTTCGATCGAGCCGTGCCGTGTTGCCATCAAGGATGCCGGCCTCAAGGTCAGCGACATCGACGACGTGATCCTCGTCGGTGGCCAGAGCCGCATGCCGAAGGTGCAGGAAGCGGTCAAGACCTTCTTCGGCAAGGAACCGCGCCGTGACGTGAACCCGGACGAAGCCGTGGCCGTCGGTGCCGCCATCCAGGGCTCGGTGCTGTCGGGCGAGCGCAAGGACCTGCTGCTGCTCGACGTCACCCCGCTGTCGCTCGGTATCGAGACGATGGGCGGCATCATGACCAAGCTGATCCAGAAGAACACCACCATCCCGACCAAGGCAACCCAGGTGTTCTCGACCGCTGACGACAACCAGACGGCCGTGACCATCCACGTGTTGCAGGGCGAACGCGAAAAGGCAGCCGCCAACAAGTCGCTGGGCCAGTTCAACCTGTCGGACATCCCGCCGGCACCGCGCGGCCTGCCGCAGATCGAAGTGACCTTCGACATCGACGCCAACGGCATCCTGCACGTGTCGGCCAAGGACAAAGCTACCGGCAAGCAGGCCAACATCACCATCCAGGCTTCGAGCGGTCTGTCCGAAGCCGAAATCGAAAAGATGGTGCGTGATGCCGAGCTGAATGCCGAAGAAGACAAGAAGCTCGCCGAGCTGGTACAGGCCCGCAACCAGGCCGAAGGCCTGATCCACAGCGTCAAGAAGTCGCTGGCCGACTACGGCGACAAGATCGGCGCTGACGAAAAGGCCAGGATCGAAGCCGCCATCAAGGATGCCGAAGAAGCCGTCAAGGGCGAAGACAAGGCCGCGATCGAAGCCAAGAGCGAAGAGCTGGCCAAGGCCAGCCAGAAGCTGGGCGAGATCATGTACGCCCAGGCCCAGGCTGAATCGCAGGCAGCAGGCGAAGGCCAGCCGGACGCCGGCAAGAAGGACGACGGCAATGTGGTCGATGCCGAGTTCGAAGAAGTCAAGAAGGACAAGCAGTAA
- the aceA gene encoding isocitrate lyase yields the protein MSTREQQIAALEKDWAENPRWKNVKRGYSAADVVRLRGSLQPEYTLARRGAEKLWDKVNGGAKKGYVNAFGAITAGQAMQQAKAGLEAVYLSGWQVAADGNTSETMYPDQSLYAYDSVPTMVRRINNTFKRADEIQWSRGINPGDAEFVDYFLPIVADAEAGFGGVLNAFELMKNMIAAGAAGVHFEDQLAAVKKCGHMGGKVLVPTQEAIEKLISARFAADVMGVPTLILARTDAEAANLLTSDHDANDKPFCTGERTQEGFYRVKNGLEQAISRGVAYAPYADLVWCETGTPDLGFAREFAQAVLAANPGKLLSYNCSPSFNWKKNLDDKTIASFQDELSALGYKYQFITLAGIHINWYNTFQFAHAYARGEGMKHYTEMVQQPEFAAREQGYTFVSHQQEVGAGYFDDVTTVIQGGSSSVKALTGSTEEEQFH from the coding sequence ATGTCGACTCGCGAACAACAAATCGCCGCCCTGGAAAAAGACTGGGCTGAAAACCCCCGCTGGAAAAACGTCAAGCGCGGTTACTCGGCTGCTGACGTGGTGCGTCTGCGCGGCTCGCTGCAGCCGGAATACACCCTGGCCCGCCGCGGTGCGGAAAAGCTGTGGGACAAGGTCAACGGCGGTGCCAAGAAGGGTTACGTGAACGCTTTCGGCGCCATCACCGCCGGTCAGGCCATGCAGCAGGCCAAGGCAGGTCTGGAAGCCGTGTACCTCTCCGGCTGGCAGGTCGCTGCCGACGGCAACACCTCCGAAACCATGTACCCGGACCAGTCGCTGTACGCCTACGACTCGGTGCCGACCATGGTGCGCCGCATCAACAACACCTTCAAGCGCGCTGACGAAATCCAGTGGAGCCGTGGCATCAACCCGGGCGACGCCGAGTTCGTCGACTACTTCCTGCCGATCGTGGCTGACGCCGAAGCCGGCTTCGGTGGCGTGCTCAACGCCTTCGAACTGATGAAGAACATGATTGCCGCCGGCGCGGCAGGCGTGCACTTCGAAGACCAGCTGGCTGCCGTGAAGAAGTGCGGCCACATGGGCGGCAAGGTGCTGGTTCCGACCCAGGAAGCCATCGAGAAGCTGATCTCGGCCCGTTTTGCCGCCGACGTCATGGGCGTGCCGACCCTGATCCTTGCCCGTACCGATGCCGAAGCGGCCAACCTGCTGACCTCGGACCACGACGCCAATGACAAGCCGTTCTGTACCGGCGAACGTACCCAGGAAGGCTTCTACCGCGTCAAGAACGGTCTGGAACAGGCCATCAGCCGCGGCGTTGCCTACGCACCGTACGCTGACCTCGTCTGGTGCGAAACCGGTACCCCTGACCTCGGATTCGCCCGCGAATTCGCCCAGGCCGTGCTGGCCGCCAACCCGGGCAAGCTGCTGTCGTACAACTGCTCGCCGTCCTTCAACTGGAAGAAAAACCTCGACGACAAGACCATCGCCTCCTTCCAGGACGAACTCTCGGCACTGGGCTACAAGTACCAGTTCATCACCCTGGCCGGCATCCACATCAACTGGTACAACACCTTCCAGTTCGCCCACGCTTACGCCCGCGGCGAAGGCATGAAGCACTACACCGAAATGGTGCAGCAGCCGGAATTTGCCGCCCGCGAACAGGGCTACACCTTCGTGTCGCACCAGCAGGAAGTCGGCGCCGGCTACTTCGACGACGTCACCACCGTGATCCAGGGCGGTTCCTCGTCGGTGAAGGCCCTGACCGGCTCGACCGAAGAAGAACAGTTCCACTGA